One segment of Radiobacillus kanasensis DNA contains the following:
- a CDS encoding DEAD/DEAH box helicase has product MRSYFLDKQDIVRITGERFYKRGFDYFHKGRVYGLQHNPSIRSWRAQVRGTEPYSVRVFFFEHDDLEASCDCPAYATHYTCKHIAAVLLAISQESAQRVHSSEEDEQPILYKNDTFSTRLMDALNSTITERTEKETLQITYQLASRTHPYNSKLFLEVQLKVGPEKLFQVKNIREFLQAYRNRQAYQITPSFTYMPDKHSFSVEDQSLIRDLVLSHENESLFSTSYATDPVQDKRSLFLSPSIIGTLLPKIAERATTFKANTEEEYDTMKVTNQRGPLSFKLDSDQQDTFYLDISSLASYQYFESYGYLFSNGTFYGLNDEQKAIMGQIYSLLPYRTSYAHPIAKEKVSAFLTKVVPNLEKLGTVTYTKKMQERITIAPLQTKVYVEEVDQVLSARVEFHYGGKMALPYQDDSGLDTVIKRNHPKELEILLLMEEAGFVYLNSRFHLFKQESIYQFLRTDLHTLQEKADVFLSTSVEAMTTDQDHKLSTSVELNPTNGMLDIQFDILGISQTDIDNVLQALVEKKKYYRIPDGALLSLEEDSFESFREFADQLQLSKQQLVNGTLQLPAARSFQVEDAFGQDESTYNESFRTLLNQLKHPNLLSFSLPKGLQAELRDYQHTGFQWFKTLAHYHLGGILADDMGLGKTVQTITYLLSEKESATQPIKNLVVTPASLLYNWKKEIEKFAPNFHVVIITGNKEQRRKVLEEEMDADIYITSYPTLRKDIDYYHDKHFDSMILDEAQAIKNHITQTAKAVRVISASKRFALSGTPIENALDELWSIFQAISPGLFGSKKAFLQLKSDYIAKITRPFILRRVKKEVLHELPDKIETVQYSDLTTSQKEVYLAYLERIQQEIAQTVKEKGFNRGKIEILAGLTRLRQICCHPALFLDSYKGRSGKLDQLEELVKELKQSGKRTLIFSQFSSMLKIIHKRLSASGFEAFYLDGSTPSEQRVQMVDSFNEGENDVFLISLKAGGTGLNLTGADTVILYDLWWNPAVEEQAAGRAHRIGQKNVVQVIRLITEGTIEEKIFELQQKKRELVDQIIQPGETMLSKLSEEEIRELLEIKV; this is encoded by the coding sequence ATGCGATCTTACTTTTTAGACAAACAAGACATCGTTCGAATTACAGGAGAACGTTTTTATAAGCGGGGCTTTGACTACTTTCATAAGGGAAGAGTCTACGGATTACAACACAACCCGTCTATTAGAAGCTGGCGTGCACAAGTACGCGGGACAGAACCCTACAGTGTTCGTGTCTTCTTTTTTGAGCATGATGATTTAGAAGCAAGCTGCGATTGCCCGGCATATGCGACGCACTACACCTGTAAGCATATTGCTGCCGTCCTTCTCGCGATTAGTCAGGAATCGGCACAAAGAGTACACTCCTCAGAAGAGGATGAGCAGCCCATTCTATACAAAAACGATACGTTCTCAACTCGACTCATGGATGCATTAAACAGTACTATTACTGAAAGAACCGAAAAGGAGACCCTTCAAATCACGTATCAACTAGCGAGTCGAACACACCCTTATAACTCGAAACTCTTTCTTGAGGTACAGCTGAAAGTTGGCCCGGAAAAACTGTTTCAAGTCAAAAATATTCGTGAATTTTTACAAGCTTATCGAAATAGGCAAGCCTATCAAATTACACCAAGCTTTACGTATATGCCCGACAAGCATAGTTTTTCCGTGGAGGATCAATCGTTGATTCGTGACTTGGTGCTATCCCACGAAAATGAATCATTGTTTTCTACATCGTATGCAACAGATCCGGTTCAAGATAAGCGGAGCCTTTTCCTATCACCAAGTATTATTGGGACACTCTTGCCAAAAATAGCCGAACGAGCAACGACCTTTAAGGCAAATACCGAAGAAGAATACGATACTATGAAAGTGACGAATCAGCGCGGACCTTTATCCTTTAAACTAGATTCGGATCAACAGGATACTTTTTATTTAGATATATCCAGTTTAGCTAGCTATCAATATTTCGAAAGCTATGGGTATTTATTTTCTAACGGGACGTTCTACGGCTTAAATGATGAACAAAAGGCGATAATGGGACAAATTTATAGTCTGTTGCCATATCGAACAAGCTACGCTCATCCGATCGCCAAGGAAAAGGTATCCGCCTTTTTGACCAAAGTTGTTCCTAACTTGGAAAAGCTCGGTACCGTGACCTATACGAAAAAAATGCAGGAACGAATTACGATTGCACCTCTGCAAACGAAAGTATATGTGGAAGAAGTAGACCAGGTTCTTTCCGCCCGTGTGGAATTTCATTATGGTGGAAAAATGGCTCTCCCCTATCAGGATGATAGTGGATTGGATACGGTCATCAAACGAAACCATCCCAAGGAACTGGAAATCCTACTACTTATGGAAGAGGCCGGATTTGTTTACTTAAACAGTCGATTTCACTTATTCAAACAAGAATCCATTTATCAATTTCTGAGAACAGACTTACACACCTTACAAGAAAAAGCGGATGTGTTTTTATCAACTAGTGTGGAAGCCATGACAACAGACCAGGACCATAAACTATCCACATCGGTAGAATTGAATCCAACTAACGGTATGTTAGACATTCAGTTTGATATTTTAGGTATTTCTCAGACAGATATAGATAACGTATTACAAGCTTTAGTAGAAAAGAAAAAATATTATCGAATTCCGGACGGGGCCCTGCTTTCTTTAGAGGAAGATTCGTTCGAATCATTCCGTGAATTTGCGGATCAATTGCAGCTTTCTAAACAACAACTGGTAAATGGAACGTTACAGCTTCCAGCAGCAAGAAGCTTTCAAGTAGAAGATGCCTTCGGACAAGATGAATCTACGTACAATGAATCTTTTAGAACGCTGCTCAACCAACTGAAGCATCCAAACCTTTTATCATTCTCTTTGCCAAAAGGATTACAAGCAGAGCTACGTGATTACCAGCATACCGGATTCCAATGGTTTAAAACATTAGCGCATTACCACCTTGGTGGAATCTTGGCTGATGATATGGGATTAGGGAAAACTGTACAGACGATTACGTACTTGCTATCCGAAAAGGAGAGCGCAACACAACCGATTAAAAACTTGGTCGTAACCCCTGCTTCCTTACTCTACAACTGGAAAAAGGAAATAGAAAAATTCGCACCAAATTTTCATGTCGTCATCATCACAGGAAATAAGGAACAACGAAGAAAAGTGCTAGAAGAAGAGATGGATGCAGATATTTACATTACTTCTTATCCTACGTTGCGAAAGGATATCGATTACTATCACGATAAACACTTTGACTCGATGATTTTAGACGAAGCTCAAGCCATTAAAAATCATATAACTCAAACGGCCAAGGCAGTACGAGTTATTTCAGCAAGCAAGCGATTCGCTTTAAGTGGAACACCGATTGAAAATGCATTGGACGAGCTTTGGTCTATTTTCCAAGCGATATCACCTGGACTTTTTGGAAGTAAAAAAGCATTCTTACAATTAAAGTCTGACTATATTGCGAAAATTACACGACCATTTATCCTACGTCGTGTGAAAAAAGAAGTGCTACACGAGCTTCCAGATAAGATTGAAACCGTCCAGTACTCCGATTTAACAACATCCCAGAAGGAAGTGTATCTGGCCTATCTCGAGCGTATCCAGCAGGAAATTGCACAAACAGTGAAAGAAAAAGGTTTTAATCGAGGGAAAATAGAAATATTAGCTGGGTTAACACGTCTCCGTCAAATATGTTGTCACCCTGCGCTCTTCCTAGATAGTTACAAAGGACGCTCAGGAAAACTAGATCAATTAGAAGAGCTCGTGAAAGAACTGAAGCAGAGCGGAAAACGTACCCTTATTTTCTCTCAATTCTCCAGCATGCTAAAGATCATTCACAAGCGACTATCCGCTTCTGGTTTTGAAGCCTTCTATTTAGACGGCTCTACTCCTTCCGAACAGCGAGTGCAAATGGTTGATTCATTTAATGAAGGAGAAAACGATGTATTCCTCATCTCTTTAAAAGCTGGTGGAACAGGATTAAATCTCACTGGAGCAGATACGGTTATCCTCTATGATTTATGGTGGAACCCTGCGGTGGAAGAACAAGCAGCAGGACGTGCACACCGTATTGGGCAGAAAAATGTCGTGCAGGTTATTCGGTTAATTACAGAAGGTACAATCGAAGAGAAAATCTTTGAGCTTCAACAAAAGAAAAGAGAACTGGTCGATCAAATCATCCAACCTGGAGAAACGATGCTTTCGAAGTTATCTGAAGAAGAAATACGAGAATTACTGGAAATTAAAGTATAA
- a CDS encoding NCS2 family permease: MIQQLSQYFQLEANGTTWKRELTAGLTSFFTSAYIILVNPLILEDAGISLSIGVIATVIASIIGCLLMALWVNAPIIIIPGMGVNAFFSYTIVQSLGLTWQQGLGVVVISGLLFLLASVTPFGNRILTAVPSSIKNGITVGIGLFLTFIGLQKGEIIQPSETTFVALGDFGNPIALSTIVGLVVTLILFVRNMKGSLLIGIFFTSILSIGLIGKPETADKSIDFQAYGQIFSQTEFGVLQIPFWIAVFSLTMIVLFENMGLLSGMLPDVKKFPRAYKAVAVSTIVSGFFGTSPTVAAAESASGISEGGKTGIPTLVTAVLFAFSLLALPVIQLIPGNAVAPVLIIIGALMMKSVQDISFHEFSEGFPAFLIIVGIPLTSSIADGLAFGFIAYPIMKAAIGQWKQVSPIVYVISGLFLLNMIASTVFMH; the protein is encoded by the coding sequence ATGATTCAGCAACTTAGTCAATACTTTCAGTTGGAAGCAAACGGGACAACGTGGAAAAGAGAATTGACAGCAGGACTTACCTCTTTTTTCACAAGCGCCTATATCATTTTGGTAAATCCCTTAATTTTAGAAGACGCTGGAATATCATTAAGTATAGGTGTCATAGCGACAGTTATCGCCTCTATTATCGGCTGTTTACTAATGGCCTTATGGGTTAATGCACCCATTATTATTATTCCTGGGATGGGAGTAAATGCTTTTTTTAGCTACACCATTGTTCAATCCTTAGGCCTAACTTGGCAACAAGGATTAGGTGTTGTAGTCATTTCTGGATTATTATTTTTACTCGCTAGTGTCACTCCTTTTGGGAATAGGATTTTAACCGCTGTCCCAAGCTCGATAAAAAATGGCATTACGGTCGGAATAGGTTTATTTCTTACCTTTATTGGGCTACAGAAGGGAGAAATCATCCAGCCAAGTGAAACGACTTTTGTCGCGCTGGGCGATTTCGGTAATCCTATTGCATTGTCCACGATAGTAGGACTAGTGGTTACCTTAATTCTATTTGTCCGCAACATGAAAGGGAGCTTATTAATTGGGATCTTCTTTACAAGCATCCTGTCGATTGGGCTTATCGGAAAGCCTGAGACTGCAGATAAGTCCATTGATTTTCAGGCTTATGGCCAGATTTTTAGCCAAACTGAATTTGGCGTCCTGCAGATTCCTTTTTGGATTGCCGTTTTTTCCTTAACGATGATTGTTCTTTTTGAAAACATGGGGCTACTAAGCGGAATGCTACCAGATGTGAAGAAATTTCCACGTGCATATAAAGCAGTTGCAGTCTCTACGATTGTATCGGGATTCTTTGGTACAAGCCCGACTGTTGCAGCTGCTGAGAGTGCATCAGGGATATCTGAGGGAGGAAAAACGGGGATTCCAACATTAGTGACAGCTGTCTTGTTCGCATTCTCTCTATTGGCATTGCCAGTCATTCAGCTAATACCTGGAAATGCAGTGGCACCAGTTCTAATTATCATTGGGGCTTTGATGATGAAAAGTGTCCAGGATATCTCCTTTCATGAATTTTCAGAAGGGTTTCCAGCTTTTTTAATTATTGTCGGCATTCCTTTAACGTCTAGTATTGCGGACGGATTAGCTTTTGGATTTATCGCATATCCAATCATGAAGGCTGCGATCGGGCAATGGAAACAGGTGTCCCCTATAGTGTACGTCATTTCAGGACTGTTTTTATTAAATATGATTGCTTCTACTGTGTTTATGCATTAA
- a CDS encoding sigma-70 family RNA polymerase sigma factor has translation MSNSQDMELVKKAKEGDVQAYSDLVVKYSNAIYGTALSMTRDNHAAQDIAQEAFVKAWSSLSTIKDSRKFSSWLYMITKRLSLDLLRKSKPYEDIDQHPHLFDHSEKVDVIVQRKFEKKSVWDAIYKLDEKNRQVIILYYISGFSAREISSFLDVSTRAVESRIRRSKGLLQKELLPVMEKELSENKVGKKFHEDVLWRIVPRIATIEIPVSQLQKAIDWYNKILGTKVGYQDSNTAMIYLQGGQRIGVPTIYLVETESKERLTFINTKNNIAHSVIDFYVEDLDRFHQFLKHDGVEVTDINLIPGQEGKGGFGFKDLDGNSLSACNVTFRGQV, from the coding sequence ATGAGTAATAGTCAAGACATGGAGTTAGTAAAAAAAGCAAAGGAAGGTGATGTGCAAGCCTATTCAGATCTCGTCGTAAAATATTCGAATGCTATATATGGGACTGCTCTCTCCATGACACGGGATAACCATGCAGCTCAAGATATTGCACAAGAAGCTTTTGTTAAAGCTTGGTCCAGCTTAAGCACGATAAAAGACAGTCGGAAATTTTCCAGTTGGTTATATATGATTACGAAGCGATTATCTTTGGACCTGCTTCGAAAAAGCAAACCGTATGAAGACATAGACCAGCACCCTCATTTGTTCGATCACTCAGAAAAAGTAGATGTTATCGTACAAAGAAAGTTTGAAAAGAAATCTGTCTGGGACGCCATATATAAGCTAGATGAGAAGAATAGACAAGTGATTATTTTATACTATATTAGTGGATTTAGTGCCCGTGAGATTAGTTCATTTTTGGATGTGTCTACTCGTGCTGTAGAAAGCAGAATTAGACGATCAAAAGGATTACTTCAAAAGGAGTTGTTACCTGTGATGGAAAAAGAATTATCGGAAAACAAGGTTGGTAAGAAATTCCACGAGGATGTATTATGGCGAATTGTACCTCGAATTGCAACAATTGAGATTCCTGTATCCCAATTACAAAAAGCGATAGATTGGTACAATAAAATTTTAGGAACTAAAGTAGGCTATCAAGATTCCAACACCGCTATGATCTATTTGCAAGGAGGACAAAGAATTGGGGTACCTACTATTTATCTAGTAGAGACAGAAAGCAAAGAACGTCTAACTTTTATAAACACCAAGAATAATATTGCACATAGTGTCATTGATTTTTATGTAGAGGACCTCGATCGATTCCATCAGTTTTTAAAACATGATGGGGTAGAAGTAACCGACATTAACCTAATTCCAGGACAAGAAGGAAAAGGTGGATTTGGCTTTAAGGATTTGGATGGGAATTCCCTATCTGCTTGTAACGTCACCTTTAGAGGGCAAGTTTAA
- a CDS encoding PDZ domain-containing protein — protein MMEDWLWELLKGLGRLFLNPVLYWFIICVLLASRQRISKERRLFGTKIFDIFSESKRTASVSLIAGIILSLLSIGLGIVFDFYVLLLIAAVTIALSLFLRFSLLSAAYTLGFSYLIILAIQYVYGPETNIDILEELQHIDAASFTIIIGFFLIVEAFLLLRIDQRETFPEVVKGNRGKWIGQHRLKKAVIIPFFALLPSGFIEPFAPWWPIFTIEGDSYGLVLIPFLIGFEHVAKGFSPVVTAKKLGNAVLILSLIVIGFAISSYYYAFMSLVAVVVAIVGREWISYRHRLQDQQKSAYFSPSSTGMLVLGVIPGTPADGLGLLAGERIEKVNGKVVTNVQEFYEALHTSSASCRLDVRDDRGEIRFVQRAMYQGEHHELGIVFGK, from the coding sequence ATGATGGAAGATTGGTTATGGGAGCTATTAAAAGGGCTAGGGAGACTTTTCTTGAATCCAGTTTTGTACTGGTTCATTATTTGTGTCCTACTAGCTTCAAGACAGCGAATAAGTAAAGAACGTCGTTTATTTGGTACGAAAATATTCGATATATTTTCGGAAAGTAAACGAACAGCTTCTGTTTCCTTAATTGCAGGGATTATTCTTTCCTTGCTTTCGATTGGATTAGGAATTGTATTTGATTTTTACGTGCTGTTACTGATTGCAGCAGTGACGATAGCATTAAGTTTATTCTTACGATTTTCCTTGCTTTCTGCCGCATACACATTAGGATTTAGCTATCTAATTATTTTGGCTATCCAATATGTATATGGACCAGAAACAAATATAGATATACTGGAAGAATTGCAACATATAGATGCGGCTAGCTTCACGATTATTATTGGCTTTTTCTTGATAGTAGAGGCGTTCCTTCTACTAAGAATAGATCAAAGGGAAACCTTTCCGGAGGTTGTCAAAGGGAATCGTGGAAAGTGGATTGGGCAGCATCGTTTAAAAAAAGCAGTAATTATACCATTTTTCGCCCTGCTTCCTAGTGGATTTATAGAGCCTTTCGCGCCTTGGTGGCCGATTTTTACCATCGAGGGAGATTCGTATGGGTTGGTTCTTATTCCTTTTCTCATCGGTTTTGAGCATGTAGCAAAAGGATTTTCACCTGTTGTGACTGCAAAAAAGTTAGGAAATGCTGTTTTAATTTTAAGCTTAATTGTCATCGGTTTCGCTATTTCCAGCTACTATTATGCGTTTATGTCCTTAGTAGCAGTGGTTGTGGCCATCGTTGGTCGAGAGTGGATTTCGTATCGTCATCGGCTACAGGATCAGCAGAAATCTGCTTACTTTTCCCCAAGCTCTACTGGAATGCTAGTACTAGGTGTAATTCCTGGTACCCCAGCAGATGGTCTAGGGCTTTTAGCGGGAGAGCGTATTGAAAAGGTGAATGGAAAAGTTGTGACTAATGTACAAGAGTTTTATGAAGCATTGCATACGAGTAGTGCTTCATGCCGATTAGATGTTCGCGACGATCGTGGAGAAATTCGTTTTGTGCAGCGAGCGATGTATCAAGGGGAACATCACGAGCTTGGAATTGTTTTTGGAAAGTGA
- a CDS encoding S41 family peptidase has protein sequence MHIKKQYIVLLLLAALLLGAAGSYFGVQLATSNEDDSDSSSPSAERFVDLSPEEQQEFFSNMKGMEDMSKVAQAFSLIKDSYLEKVEDKQLIEGAIQGMLDTLEDPYSVYMDKETMEEFNHQIESSFEGIGAEVSMVDGNVTIIAPIKDSPAEKAGLKPNDQILSVDGESLEGLDLYEAVSKIRGEQGSKVKLEVKRPGVTDLLTIELTRDDIPLETVYSETKTVDGKKAGVIEITSFSEKTAESFKKALDDLESQGMEGLVIDVRGNPGGLLTAVEEILKNFITKDHPYVQIEDRDGKKSRYFSELEKPKDYPITVLVDEGSASASEILAGAMKEAGGYDIVGTKSFGKGTVQQAVPMGDGSTIKLTMFKWLTPEGNWIHKKGVEPTIAVKQPEYFYANPIQIEEPLTFNHTGQKIESAQIMLKGLGFDPGREDGFFSEGTEKAVEAFQSSKDIEVTGKINQQTADVLQTSIVEKIRSGENDVQEQKALNALFD, from the coding sequence ATGCATATCAAAAAGCAGTACATCGTGTTACTACTATTGGCAGCTTTGCTGCTCGGTGCTGCTGGGTCCTATTTTGGTGTACAACTAGCCACATCTAATGAAGATGATTCGGATTCATCATCACCCTCAGCAGAGCGCTTTGTTGACTTAAGTCCTGAAGAGCAGCAGGAATTTTTTAGTAACATGAAAGGCATGGAAGACATGTCGAAGGTAGCGCAAGCTTTCTCTTTAATAAAAGATAGTTACTTAGAAAAAGTAGAGGATAAGCAGCTTATCGAAGGTGCCATCCAAGGGATGCTCGATACATTAGAAGACCCATATAGTGTGTACATGGATAAAGAAACGATGGAGGAATTTAACCATCAAATCGAATCATCGTTTGAAGGAATTGGTGCAGAGGTAAGTATGGTCGATGGAAATGTCACAATTATCGCACCGATTAAAGATTCCCCTGCAGAAAAAGCGGGCTTAAAACCGAACGACCAAATTTTAAGTGTGGACGGAGAAAGCCTAGAGGGACTAGATTTATATGAAGCAGTCTCCAAGATTCGTGGGGAACAAGGCTCTAAAGTTAAACTGGAAGTAAAACGTCCAGGGGTAACTGATCTGTTAACCATTGAACTGACAAGAGATGATATCCCGTTAGAAACGGTCTACTCTGAAACGAAAACTGTAGACGGGAAAAAGGCTGGAGTCATTGAAATAACCTCATTCTCTGAAAAGACAGCAGAAAGCTTTAAAAAAGCACTAGATGATCTAGAAAGCCAGGGAATGGAAGGGCTGGTCATTGATGTACGTGGAAATCCAGGTGGATTGCTAACTGCTGTAGAGGAAATTTTGAAAAACTTTATTACGAAAGATCATCCATACGTTCAAATTGAGGATCGAGACGGGAAAAAATCTCGTTATTTCTCTGAACTGGAGAAGCCCAAAGATTACCCGATTACCGTGCTTGTGGATGAAGGAAGTGCTTCTGCATCAGAAATCTTGGCAGGTGCCATGAAAGAAGCTGGTGGATACGATATTGTAGGAACGAAAAGCTTCGGAAAAGGAACGGTTCAACAAGCCGTTCCAATGGGTGATGGAAGTACGATTAAATTAACAATGTTTAAATGGTTAACCCCAGAAGGTAACTGGATCCATAAAAAAGGGGTAGAGCCGACGATAGCAGTGAAACAGCCGGAATACTTCTACGCTAATCCGATTCAGATTGAAGAGCCATTAACCTTTAACCATACCGGTCAAAAAATTGAAAGTGCCCAAATTATGTTGAAGGGATTAGGATTTGATCCTGGTCGTGAAGATGGATTCTTTAGTGAAGGAACGGAAAAAGCGGTTGAAGCCTTTCAATCTTCGAAAGATATAGAAGTAACAGGAAAAATTAATCAACAAACAGCGGATGTTTTACAAACAAGTATCGTTGAGAAAATTCGTAGCGGAGAAAATGACGTACAAGAACAGAAAGCGTTAAATGCACTATTTGATTAA